In Rhinoraja longicauda isolate Sanriku21f chromosome 6, sRhiLon1.1, whole genome shotgun sequence, the following proteins share a genomic window:
- the lrrc59 gene encoding leucine-rich repeat-containing protein 59, with protein sequence MPKHSGKQVTPASGSGPGLGLGLRERLDGHELDLSLSGLSEAPVRELAALPKATILDLSCNNFVMLPPEFCSLTHLIKLDLSKNQLQELPSDFGRLVNLQHLDLYNNKLISLPVSFAQLKNLKWLDLKGNPLDSTLKKVAGDCLDEKQCKQSAANVLRYMKTIQSEQDREKQRRLQVEREIEKRQEAELRAKEGRERDLRKREKMEEKERRRKEYDAQKLQQLNETKEKKYDGVLEKPVSSTSLSTSHKRHSFCWVLVKVLLFLLLCTVATVVLCRKIELPHKQLCSTVNHLYEDTLYYLQRNKALQRMLRSIQFP encoded by the exons ATGCCGAAGCACAGCGGCAAACAGGTGACGCCAGCCTCCGGCTCCGGGCCCGGCCTAGGCTTGggcctgcgggagcggctggacGGACACGAGCTCGACCTGAGTCTCAGCGGCCTGAGCGAGGCGCCGGTGCGAGAGCTG GCTGCCTTGCCTAAGGCCACCATCCTGGATCTGTCCTGCAATAACTTTGTCATGTTGCCG CCAGAGTTTTGCAGCTTGACGCATCTCATCAAACTGGATCTCAGCAAGAACCAGCTGCAGGAGCTTCCCTCTGACTTTGGGCGACTCGTTAACCTGCAGCATCTGGACCTGTATAACAACAAGCTGATCAGCTTGCCAGTCAGCTTTGCTCAGCTCAAG AATTTGAAATGGTTGGATTTAAAAGGAAATCCGCTCGATTCAACGCTCAAGAAGGTGGCAGGGGATTGCCTGGATGAGAAGCAGTGTAAACAAAGTGCAGCCAAT GTGCTACGATATATGAAAACCATTCAGTCCGAACAAGATCGTGAGAAGCAGCGGCGGCTGCAGGTTGAGCGGG AGATTGAGAAAAGACAGGAAGCAGAATTGAGGGCTAAGGAAGGAAGAGAACGAGACCTGCGTAAACGTGAGAAAATGGAGGAGAAGGAGAGACGCAGGAAGGAGTACGATGCACAGAAATTACAACAGTTGAATGAGACAAAGGAGAAAAAATATGATGGTGTGTTGGAAA AACCAGTTTCATCCACAAGTCTATCGACATCACACAAGAGGCACTCATTCTGCTGGGTGTTGGTGAAGGTTCTCCTCTTCCTGCTGCTGTGCACAGTTGCCACTGTGGTACTGTGCAGAAAAATAGAGCTCCCACACAAGCAGCTGTGCAGTACCGTGAATCATCTGTATGAAGACACACTTTATTACCTGCAGAGAAACAAGGCTCTCCAGAGAATGCTACGAAGCATACAGTTTCCATGA
- the eme1 gene encoding structure-specific endonuclease subunit EME1, with product MLWCNDDSDKESSDTDLDDDSAKLPTKNFTGIRNHAISDGPIDFKYSASKKATSINVEDSNFKTCDLLLPSEAGCAPLDVNPSVACLSNEVVMVVSSESDGEEDLIIPLSERLKMRFTENKTFEKTDHSISKSGEENSHFPRKLQHGKVDPKIKLTDVSELKDQTTGSSFIRQRTNIFHSTWDISRSDDDNEPIKLHEPQSNSSQPCIGDLTSSKEVTSTLPKHRKRIKPISSEMGRPQQEKLKKHEERELQRAEKENIRRQREEEKAAKKMLADIEKMLRPGECLKYMQVSIDPGLLQIEGGGQLLSTLQAMEVHCVIEDQTIPHSVTWRRKQPCIAGQQLDAVTEWTEELHVVVHIPLEEFVSMVHAQKQELEGTATKDQMTLQSFTRDIRQKSAGRVPSLAIVELEKHFSLQKKQRSQKKPQQSAAKNGQDKQRRKDCEDHASVISRADVEIALVHLQLTVGVQVELFETWKEFADYVSMFTKAVAEAPFKRARDNKGLSLYLESDGSKRGKMDPSGKGLLNIWKKQIQQLNRVSSEMANAIISVYPSPKLLTQAYQACSSEPEKEKLLADIPVRRGEGVTSTTRRIGPELSKRVYLLMTTLEPEHFLE from the exons ATGCTGTGGTGTAATGATGATTCAGATAAAGAATCTAGTGATACAGACTTGGATGATGATTCTGCCAAGTTGCCTACTAAAAACTTCACAGGTATTCGAAATCATGCAATTTCTGATGGGCCCATTGATTTTAAATATAGTGCTTCCAAAAAGGCAACGTCAATTAATGTAGAAGATTCAAACTTCAAAACCTGTGACCTTCTATTACCTAGTGAAGCTGGATGTGCTCCACTGGATGTCAACCCGTCTGTTGCATGCTTATCCAATGAAGTAGTGATGGTTGTGAGTAGTGAGAGTGATGGTGAAGAGGATCTCATAATTCCTTTGTCAGAAAGACTAAAGATGAGGTTTACTGAAAACAAAACGTTTGAGAAGACTGACCATTCAATTTCAAAATCTGGTGAAGAAAACAGTCATTTTCCTAGAAAACTTCAACATGGTAAAGTTGATCCCAAGATTAAGTTGACTGATGTCTCTGAACTTAAAGATCAAACTACGGGATCTTCATTCATTCGACAGAGAACTAACATTTTTCATTCAACCTGGGATATTTCACGTTCTGATGATGACAACGAACCAATAAAATTACATGAGCCTCAGTCAAATTCGAGTCAGCCATGTATCGGGGATCTCACATCCTCCAAAGAGGTGACATCAACTCTGCCTAAGCATCGGAAAAGGATTAAACCGATTTCATCAGAAATGGGAAGACCTCAACAGGAGAAATTGAAAAAACATGAAGAACGCGAGCTGCAGCGAGCAGAGAAGGAAAATATTCGTAGACAACGGGAGGAGGAAAAAGCTGCAAAAAAGATGTTGGCTGACATTGAGAAGATGTTGCGACCTGGGGAGTGCCTGAAATACATGCAGGTCTCAATTGATCCAG GATTGCTGCAGATAGAAGGAGGAGGACAACTGCTAAGCACTCTGCAGGCCATGGAGGTTCACTGTGTGATAGAAGATCAGACCATTCCCCACAGTGTGACCTGGAGGAGGAAACAGCCTTGTATTGCAGGGCAGCAGCTG GATGCAGTGACTGAGTGGACGGAGGAGCTTCATGTTGTGGTCCACATTCCACTGGAGGAGTTTGTGTCAATGGTTCATGCACAGAAACAG GAATTGGAAGGTACTGCTACCAAAGACCAGATGACGTTGCAAAGTTTTACTCGTGATATCCGTCAGAAAAGTGCAGGGAGAGTTCCATCGTTGGCCATTGTGGAACTGGAGAAGCACTTCAG TTTACAGAAGAAGCAGAGGTCACAGAAGAAACCCCAGCAGTCAGCTGCCAAAAATGGACAAGACAAACAGAGACGGAAAGATTGTGAGGACCATGCGTCTGTGATATCAAGAGCAGATGTCGAAATA GCTCTGGTGCACTTGCAGCTGACTGTTGGAGTTCAGGTCGAACTCTTTGAGACGTGGAAGGAGTTTGCAGATTATGTCAGCATGTTCACCAAAGCCGTGGCTGAGGCCCCATTCAA GAGAGCACGGGACAACAAAGGATTATCTCTCTACTTGGAAAGTGATGGGTCGAAGCGGGGGAAGATGGATCCTTCTGGAAAAGGCCTCCTAAACATTTGGAAGAAGCAAATTCAACAACTAAACCGGGTCAGCTCTGAGATGGCAAATGCTATCATCTCCGTCTATCCATCACCAAAGTTACTTACCCAG GCATACCAGGCATGTAGTTCTGAACCTGAGAAGGAGAAGCTCCTTGCTGACATTCCTGTTCGCCGCGGAGAAGGAGTAACCTCGACAACACGGAGAATTGGGCCTGAGCTGTCGAAACGTGTCTATTTGTTGATGACTACCTTGGAAccagaacattttcttgaataa